The window CTACCTGTTCAACGCCATCCTCTAACCATGGGGCACGCATATGACCACCTGCATGGAAGACATTCTGGAAGCCGGAGATGAAGCGACCGTCTGTTATTGCAATCAGGTGAACAAGAAAGAGCTGGTGAGCCTTATCCGTCAGGGAAACACCGATCTCGGAGCCCTCAAACGCCTCATCGGAGCCGACGGCAACCGTTGTGCAGAACTGTCCCCGCGCGGACGCTGCTGCACACCGGAAATCGTCCGGCTGCTGCGCCATGAAAAAGGCATGCTTCCCATGGCATGACGCAGACCAACTCCTGCATGAAAAAGCCCCGCAAAAGCAGGGCTTATCTATTTCTTGTCGTAAAAGAACGGCTAACGGCTACCCCACCGTTTTCCGCCCCACCAGAAAAGCACAAGCGAGAATATGGCGCCAAGGGTATCCGCAAGCATATCCTTCTGGGCATCCCAGATATCGCCCTGACTCCCCAGAAACTCCACGCCCGCATTTCCCCCCTCAGCCACGGCATACCACCACTCAATGATCTCGTACCCAGCTGCGATGGACATAATGAAGAAGAGACCGAACAATGTGGTCACGATGGGACCTGCCAACTTACGGCGGATAAGCAATTCCGCGATGGCGTAAGCGTAAAACCCAACGGAAAAATGCCCTATTCGATCAAAGTGATTGCGCTCTGCTCCAATAAGCTCGGAAAACCAGCCAAACGGAACATTGGCAAAGGTGAAATGCCCGCCTATGGTGTGCCAGAACAGCCAGACCGCCATAAGCCCGTAGGCCACGTTGGAAAAGCGGAACCGGTGATAGGTTGCCGCCAGCAAAAGGAAGACAAAGGCCACAGGAATAACCTCAGCAATCCACACATCACGGGAAACTGGATTAATCGCGAGAAGTCCGAAAAAGAGGGCGAACACGCCCCCGAGAACCAAAGGAAAATTGTCTGACGTTACGGTAAGTCGCATTGACACCTGCCTGTTTGGAAAAATCAGTTTGAGGCACTCTGCATCAGCATGCGGACAAAGTAAACGGGCTGTGTTCTCCATGCCCATCAAAAGCCGGATACTTTGCCATAGAAAAGGGCCGCCTTGCGGCGGCCCAGGATTTCGGAGTCTGAACTCCCACCCCCCATGTGGTGGATGTTAGCCACCGAGGAGCTGCATGGCCATTCTGGGCAGGCTGTTTGCCTGAGACAGCATGGCGACTGCGGCCTGAGTGAGAATCTGCTGACGAACGAATTCCGTCATTTCGGAGGAAACGTCTACGTCGGAGATTCGGGATTCTGCAGCCTGCAGGTTTTCTGCCTGGATCTGCAGGTTGGAAATGGTGTTTTCCAGTCGGTTCTGCAGAGCACCAAGGTTGGCGCGGATCTTGTCCTTGGAGATAATGGCGTTTTCGATACCTACCAGAGCCTGCTGAGCGGCAGACTGAGTGGAGATGGAGTATCCCTTGTTGGCAGCGTTAGCCTGGTTGCCAAGGCCGAGAGCGGAAGCGGTGGCGGTACCGATCTTGATGTAGTAGTAGTCTTCCGCACTGTCGTTCTTGGTACCGAAGTGGATCTTCATCTTGCCGGTTGCCTGCAGAGCGGAACCGGAGTGGGTGTCGCCGGACAGGTTACCGTTGAGCAGATGAATACCGTTGAAGTCCGTTGCGTTCGCGATACGGGTAATTTCCGATGCCATTGCCTGATATTCGGAGTCGATGATCAGACGCTGGTCAGAGGTGTACGTACCGGTTGCGGCCTGTTCTGCCAGTTCCTTCATGCGGATGAGCTTTTCGTCGATAACGGAAAGCGCGCCGTCCGCAGTCTGGATCAGCGAGATAGCGTCGTTGGCGTTACGTACGCCCTGGTTCAGAGCGGAAATATCGGAACGCATGAGTTCACGAATCGCCAAGCCGGCTGCGTCATCAGCAGAGGTGCCCACACGCAGACCTGAAGACAGGCGGCGTACGGAGGTTGAAAGGTTGCCGAAAGAGGTGCCCAGGTTACGAGCAGCGTTCGCGGCCATCATGTTATGATTTATCACCAGAGACATAATATTCCTCCCTGAATATTTGTGTCACCAAGGCGGTAGCCCTATGCTCGGCCGCATCCATGCAGCCTTGTCCGCCAATGCTTGCAGTACTGATCGACCCGTCTTCAGACTTCTTAAGGGGTGTTAAGAAAAAAAGTCATTTCAAAACACACAGCACAGCCAGCAAGCATCATTATACAAATCAGCCCAGTACGAGCACATACCTGCTGACAAGCGAAATGCATGGCTCACAACACCAAAGGCCGTAACCATCTTTACCTCCCCCGAAACCATATGCCGCTGCACGCGTTCCCTTTCTTGCCCTGTCCGTACCAATCATATACAACCCCCAGCCCATACGGCATAATCAGTCGGAGCCGTCAAGACATCCCAACTGCCCAACAGAAAGGAATCATCATGAGCAAGCACACACAAGACGCCCCCACCGTTACTTCAATGACCGTCCGGTCCGCCAAGGAAAAGCGCAAACTGACCATGCTCACCGCATATGACTACTCCTCCGCCACGCTGGTGGACGAGTGCGGCATAGACATGATTCTCGTCGGCGACTCACTGGGCATGGTCATGCTCGGACGCGATGACACCATCAGCGTCACCATGGACGAAATGATCCACCACTGCAGAGCCGTAACCCGCGGAACACATCAGGCCCTGGTCATCGCCGACATGCCCTTCATGAGCTACGAGCCCGGCGTGGAAACAGCCATGAAGAACGCTGCGCGTCTGTTTCAGGAAGGCAACGCGCGCGCAGTAAAGCTGGAAGGCGGACACGAGGTGGTGCCCCAGATCACGGCACTGGTGAAGGCTGGCATCCCGGTCGTGGGTCACATAGGCCTTACTCCACAGCGCGTCGCAACGCTTGGCGGATTCAAGGTGCAGGGAAAAACAGCCGACGCTGCCATCAGACTCATAGAAGAAGCCAAAGCCCTTGAGACGGCTGGTGCCTTTTGCATTGTGCTGGAAGCCATCCCTTCAAGCATAGCAAAACGCATCACCGAAGCCGTAACCGTCCCCACCATAGGCATCGGAGCAGGAAAGGATTGCGATGGGCAGGTTCTGGTATTTCATGACCTGCTCGGCCTCTTTGACAGATTCGTTCCCAAGTTCGTCAAGCAATACGCAAACCTGAGGGAAATCGCGGCCAAAGCCATCACCGAATACAAGGAAGAGGTGGAAAGCGGTGCCTTTCCTGCGCAGGAGCATGGCTTTACCATGCCCAAGGGAGAAGAAGACAAGCTGGAATCGTAAAGCAGGGCCCTTTACAACCGGCTAACGGGGCTCCATGAGAAAAATGGAGGCAGGTTCTATAAGCAGCAGGTGCGAGGGAGAAATATGCTCCCGCTGCGAAACAAAGCCGTACCTGTCGATAAGGTGCACGGCTGTATCCTCCATGCTGGCGTCAAAAAGAAAAAGGGTGTCGCCCATGATCCTGTCTGCTGTAGTCCAGTGACAGACCACCGGCTCATCCCTCACCGGCATGAAACGCTGAAAACGGAAAACAGCCGTACGACGGGGCTCTGCCTGTATCCAGTCATTCATCCCCGCCCATATGTCTGATGGATGTGCATATGGCGAACCAGTCCAGGGACGATGGAAACGAACCGGAAAAAGCTCCCTGCCGTATTCGGCAATCAGCCACTCCACCAGCCAGACATAGTCCGTCCGATTCCATACCAGGTCATCCCACTGGTCGGGCAGTTCCACCGGCACCCTCGTAAGCAATTCACTCAACACCTTCTTCCCCTGCCACGCAGACATGGCATGAAGCAGTTGAAAGGCATTCAGAACCGCATACACCGCGCAAAAGACATCCAGTTTTCCCTGATAAAATGGACGCATGGCGTTCTCCTTGCCCGAAACATACTCCAGACTAATCCTGCAAGGCAATGCATCAGATATATTCCTGCCGAGTATCGCCTGATAGCGCTCTGCGATAAGTGGACTCCGTCAGGCTGGCAAAATTTCAGCAATCCGTTATCATCCGTATCCCGCAACGCGCACACGGCCAAATGCAACACGAAATTATTCATAAATACAGCACATTAGGCTGCAAGCTTTTTTCTGGACAAAGATTACTATGCAGGCTATATGCTACACAACCATATGCGGATAACTTGATATGCAGATAATTACAGATCCTTCCGAGCTTCAGAATTGCTGCCTCACATGGCGCATGCAGGGGTTGAAGACAGCACTCGTTCCTACCATGGGCTATTTTCATGCAGGCCATGAGAGCCTTATGGCATGTGCCCGTTCCGCTGCCGACAAGGTCATTCTTACTCTCTTCGTCAACCCCACGCAGTTTGGTCCGAACGAAGACCTTGCCGCCTACCCGCGCGACCACGAGCGGGACATCGCTATAGCAAAGGCACAGGGTGTGGACGTGCTTTTCCTGCCGGAAGCTGGCTCCATGTATGCTCCTGATCATGCCACCTGGGTAGAAGTTCCCGAGCTGGCGCAGGGGCTGTGCGGTCTCAGCCGCCCCACGCATTTCCGCGGGGTGTGCACAGTGGTTATGAAGCTCTTCATGCTTACCCTGCCCTCTCTGGCTGTTTTCGGTCAGAAGGACTGGCAGCAGGTAGCCATTATCAAGCGTATGGTACGGGATCTCAACGTTCCGGTGCAGATATTGCCAAGCCCCATCGTACGCGAGCATGACGGACTG is drawn from Desulfovibrio mangrovi and contains these coding sequences:
- the panC gene encoding pantoate--beta-alanine ligase, with the protein product MQIITDPSELQNCCLTWRMQGLKTALVPTMGYFHAGHESLMACARSAADKVILTLFVNPTQFGPNEDLAAYPRDHERDIAIAKAQGVDVLFLPEAGSMYAPDHATWVEVPELAQGLCGLSRPTHFRGVCTVVMKLFMLTLPSLAVFGQKDWQQVAIIKRMVRDLNVPVQILPSPIVREHDGLALSSRNVYLTESERAQAPAIQSSLRLAKKLVSEGTMEISVLAEAIRAHWAANLPDGEEDYLSFVHPDTLAPLSRIDGPALCAVAVRLGKARLLDNILLTEGTA
- a CDS encoding DUF2238 domain-containing protein — its product is MRLTVTSDNFPLVLGGVFALFFGLLAINPVSRDVWIAEVIPVAFVFLLLAATYHRFRFSNVAYGLMAVWLFWHTIGGHFTFANVPFGWFSELIGAERNHFDRIGHFSVGFYAYAIAELLIRRKLAGPIVTTLFGLFFIMSIAAGYEIIEWWYAVAEGGNAGVEFLGSQGDIWDAQKDMLADTLGAIFSLVLFWWGGKRWGSR
- a CDS encoding flagellin; this translates as MSLVINHNMMAANAARNLGTSFGNLSTSVRRLSSGLRVGTSADDAAGLAIRELMRSDISALNQGVRNANDAISLIQTADGALSVIDEKLIRMKELAEQAATGTYTSDQRLIIDSEYQAMASEITRIANATDFNGIHLLNGNLSGDTHSGSALQATGKMKIHFGTKNDSAEDYYYIKIGTATASALGLGNQANAANKGYSISTQSAAQQALVGIENAIISKDKIRANLGALQNRLENTISNLQIQAENLQAAESRISDVDVSSEMTEFVRQQILTQAAVAMLSQANSLPRMAMQLLGG
- a CDS encoding (2Fe-2S)-binding protein, which codes for MTTCMEDILEAGDEATVCYCNQVNKKELVSLIRQGNTDLGALKRLIGADGNRCAELSPRGRCCTPEIVRLLRHEKGMLPMA
- the panB gene encoding 3-methyl-2-oxobutanoate hydroxymethyltransferase, with amino-acid sequence MSKHTQDAPTVTSMTVRSAKEKRKLTMLTAYDYSSATLVDECGIDMILVGDSLGMVMLGRDDTISVTMDEMIHHCRAVTRGTHQALVIADMPFMSYEPGVETAMKNAARLFQEGNARAVKLEGGHEVVPQITALVKAGIPVVGHIGLTPQRVATLGGFKVQGKTADAAIRLIEEAKALETAGAFCIVLEAIPSSIAKRITEAVTVPTIGIGAGKDCDGQVLVFHDLLGLFDRFVPKFVKQYANLREIAAKAITEYKEEVESGAFPAQEHGFTMPKGEEDKLES